One Candidatus Cloacimonadota bacterium DNA segment encodes these proteins:
- a CDS encoding M18 family aminopeptidase: protein MDKHIIDLMAFLDASPSSAQACLEAQKRLDSHGFTPLSELEAWNLKPGEKHYVIRDTSVAAFIAGANPLTDIGFHIAAAHLDSPALKLKPGSLKRVSGVTRVAVEVYGGPIISSWLDRDLGIAGRVAVRDENGGFTIQAVNLDTAVGIIPNAAIHLNREVNTGFSYNKQTHLQAFLSTGEDSENPLHAAIAAKLGVPESSLGEMDLFFYDLAKAQIGGLDQSLIISGRLDNLGMSHAILSAILETEKPEKTALAVIYDHEEIGSKTMQGAQSTFLENVLERIALAQNLNREEQLIARGRSFLVSADMAHAYHPNFPEKYDALTAPKMNGGPVIKWHAAHSYASTAQSAQIFAQHCENAGVKHQSFAMRSDLLCGSTVGPILAASLGISAVDVGNPLWAMHSIRETGGVDDHSAMIRALKNYYQ from the coding sequence ATGGATAAACATATCATAGACCTGATGGCATTTTTGGACGCTTCCCCAAGCTCCGCGCAAGCCTGTTTGGAAGCCCAAAAGCGCCTTGATTCACACGGTTTTACCCCTCTTTCCGAATTGGAAGCATGGAACCTGAAACCCGGCGAAAAACACTACGTGATTCGCGACACCAGCGTTGCCGCCTTCATTGCGGGCGCCAACCCCTTGACAGACATAGGGTTCCACATCGCCGCCGCCCACCTCGACAGCCCCGCTCTGAAGCTTAAACCCGGCAGCCTGAAACGCGTTTCCGGCGTCACCCGTGTGGCTGTGGAAGTTTATGGCGGACCCATCATCTCTTCCTGGCTGGACCGCGACCTCGGCATTGCCGGTCGGGTTGCAGTTCGAGACGAAAATGGCGGTTTCACCATCCAAGCGGTAAACTTGGACACAGCCGTCGGCATCATTCCAAACGCTGCCATCCACCTGAACCGTGAGGTAAACACCGGCTTCAGCTACAACAAGCAAACCCATCTCCAAGCCTTTTTGAGCACCGGCGAAGACAGCGAAAACCCCTTGCACGCCGCCATCGCCGCCAAGCTCGGTGTTCCCGAAAGCAGCCTGGGCGAGATGGACCTCTTTTTCTACGACCTCGCCAAAGCGCAAATCGGAGGCCTCGACCAAAGCCTCATCATCAGCGGCAGGCTGGATAACCTCGGCATGAGCCACGCCATCCTCAGCGCCATTTTGGAAACCGAAAAACCGGAAAAAACCGCCTTGGCAGTGATTTATGACCACGAGGAAATCGGTTCCAAAACCATGCAGGGCGCCCAATCCACCTTCCTGGAAAACGTTTTGGAACGCATCGCCCTGGCGCAGAACCTCAACCGTGAGGAACAGCTCATCGCGCGCGGACGCTCCTTCCTGGTTTCGGCTGATATGGCTCACGCTTACCATCCCAATTTCCCCGAAAAATACGACGCCCTCACCGCCCCCAAAATGAATGGTGGCCCCGTAATCAAGTGGCATGCCGCTCACAGCTATGCCTCCACCGCCCAAAGCGCCCAAATTTTTGCCCAGCATTGCGAAAATGCCGGTGTGAAACACCAAAGTTTCGCCATGCGCAGCGACCTTCTTTGCGGCAGCACCGTGGGCCCCATCCTCGCCGCCAGCCTTGGCATCAGCGCTGTGGATGTGGGAAACCCGCTTTGGGCGATGCACTCCATTCGTGAAACCGGCGGTGTGGATGACCACAGCGCCATGATTCGCGCCCTTAAAAATTACTATCAATAA
- a CDS encoding DUF1015 domain-containing protein — MAVFKPFRALRPIPERAADIASLPYDVMDSDEARLEVQKNPLSYIHVEKPEVDLPIGTDLYDPKVYAKAKENLDKYVTDGHMKQDSQPMFYIYRQIMDGREQNGLVGLASVDEYMEGKIKKHEFTRADKEADRIRHVDTCDAHPSPVFFTYRHKEIIDSTVEKVKNSKKPVYDFVSDDGIGHTLWLMDDPQDIKTIQDAFAEMACLYVADGHHRTASAAKVGLVRREQNPNYTGEEEFNFFMTVIFPDNQLKIFDYNRAVKDLNGRNTADFLREVEEKFTVTPHTGPGNFHPAKTHEIGMYLAGAWYRLEPRPGTWNADNPVDSLDVSILQTNLLTPILAIGDPRRDQRIDFIGGIRGLDELVRRVDSGREAVAFAMFPTSMDELLAIADAGEIMPPKSTWFEPKLRSGLFIHPLS, encoded by the coding sequence ATGGCAGTTTTCAAACCCTTCCGTGCCCTGCGTCCCATTCCGGAGCGCGCGGCCGACATCGCTTCCCTCCCCTACGACGTCATGGATTCAGACGAAGCCCGTCTGGAAGTGCAGAAAAACCCCCTCAGTTACATCCACGTGGAAAAACCCGAAGTTGACCTCCCCATCGGAACCGACCTCTACGACCCCAAAGTCTATGCCAAGGCAAAGGAAAACCTGGATAAATATGTCACCGATGGCCACATGAAACAGGACAGCCAACCGATGTTCTACATCTACCGCCAAATCATGGACGGACGCGAACAAAACGGCCTCGTGGGCCTGGCTTCCGTGGATGAATACATGGAAGGTAAAATCAAAAAACACGAATTCACCCGCGCGGACAAGGAAGCAGACCGCATCCGCCACGTTGACACCTGCGACGCGCATCCTTCACCCGTGTTTTTCACCTATCGCCACAAAGAAATCATCGACTCCACCGTGGAAAAGGTTAAAAACTCCAAAAAACCAGTCTATGACTTCGTTTCAGACGACGGCATCGGACACACCCTCTGGCTGATGGATGACCCCCAGGACATCAAAACCATCCAGGACGCCTTCGCGGAAATGGCTTGCCTCTACGTCGCGGACGGACATCATCGCACCGCTTCAGCCGCCAAGGTTGGCTTGGTGCGCAGGGAGCAAAATCCGAACTACACCGGTGAAGAGGAATTCAACTTTTTCATGACCGTGATTTTCCCGGATAACCAGCTCAAGATTTTTGATTACAACCGCGCCGTGAAAGACCTCAACGGTCGCAACACCGCTGATTTCCTGCGTGAAGTGGAAGAAAAATTCACCGTCACACCCCACACCGGTCCCGGAAATTTCCATCCCGCCAAAACCCACGAAATCGGCATGTATCTGGCTGGCGCCTGGTATCGTCTGGAACCCCGTCCCGGAACCTGGAACGCAGACAACCCGGTTGATTCCCTGGACGTCTCCATCCTGCAAACCAATCTTCTGACCCCCATTTTGGCAATCGGAGACCCCCGCCGCGACCAACGCATCGATTTCATCGGTGGAATCCGCGGTTTGGACGAACTGGTGCGCAGAGTGGACAGCGGCCGTGAAGCCGTTGCTTTTGCCATGTTCCCCACTTCCATGGACGAACTTTTGGCCATTGCCGATGCCGGCGAAATCATGCCTCCAAAATCCACCTGGTTCGAGCCCAAGCTCCGTTCCGGGCTTTTCATCCATCCCCTCTCGTGA